The Verrucomicrobiota bacterium nucleotide sequence ACTGCGTCGGCTGTTCCACGCCAGCCATCGCCTCCACCTCGGGCAGCACCGCGGCGAGCAGGCGCGTCTCGTGCAGCAGGCGCAGGGCCGCGCCGCGGTTGGGACCGGTGAACATCTTGACCAGCTCGTCGCGGATGCGCTCCCAGCTCACGCTCGTCACCGTCGGCGCAAGCCGCGTGAGCGCGCGCATCGTCTCACGCTCGATCGCGAACCCGAGCCGCGCGGCGAACCGCACGGCGCGAATGAGTCGCAAGCGATCCTCGGCGAACCGCTCGTCGGGATCGCCGATCGTCCGAACAATGCGCCGCCCGATGTCGGCCCGGCCCTCAACATGGTCCAGCACGCGCTTCTCGACGGGATCGTAGAGCAGGCCGTTGATCGTGAAATCGCGCCGCTTCACGTCCTCCTCGGCGGTGGCGTAAGCCACCGCGTCCGGATGCCGGCCGTCGGAGTACGCGCCCTCCGTGCGGAACGTCGCCACCTCGTACTCGCGCCCGCCGAGGATCACAAGCACGACGCCAAACGCCGCGCCCACCGGCACGGTCCGCTCGAACAGCGCCATGACCTCGTCGGGCCGCGCCGAGGTCGTCACGTCGTAGTCGTGCGGCGCCGCGCCCATCACCAAGTCGCGCACACAGCCGCCGGCGAAGTACGCCGCGTGCCCGGCGCCGCGCAGCACGGCGACAATGCGCTCGGCATTGGCGCGCAGGGCGATATCCTCTCGCTCAGGTGAGTTCATCGGTGTGAAGGTGTGTCCTTCGGCATAGTATCGCACACGCCCACACGCCGGCCAAGCGCTTTGCCCGACGCGCGGCCCCCATGAGCGATCGTGCTTTGACCCTCCCCGTTCTTGTGGTAGGCTGTATATGTTGCACAAGTGGCTGACTGGGGGTCTGGACATGAGAAGGCTTGCGTGGCGCGTGATCGTGGCCGGTTTCGTCGTGCTCGGCGCCGTGTCCGCCGCCGCGGTCGAGGTCTTTGTCAAGGCGCCGACGAAGCTCTACGACTCCGAGGGCAAGGTGATCCAGGAGGTCTCGGCGGGCTACCCGTTCCAGGCGGACAAGGCCCACGGCAAGTGGGTCTACGGCTTCCTGCCTGCAAGGTCGGGCGGCGTGCGGGGCTGGATCCCGGCCGACGCGCTTGATCTCAACGACGAAACGAAGCGACTGCTCGGAGTTGACGCCACCCCCAAGACGGGTGAGCAGACGACACAGCCA carries:
- a CDS encoding CCA tRNA nucleotidyltransferase — translated: MNSPEREDIALRANAERIVAVLRGAGHAAYFAGGCVRDLVMGAAPHDYDVTTSARPDEVMALFERTVPVGAAFGVVLVILGGREYEVATFRTEGAYSDGRHPDAVAYATAEEDVKRRDFTINGLLYDPVEKRVLDHVEGRADIGRRIVRTIGDPDERFAEDRLRLIRAVRFAARLGFAIERETMRALTRLAPTVTSVSWERIRDELVKMFTGPNRGAALRLLHETRLLAAVLPEVEAMAGVEQPTQFHPEGDVFEHTVLMLDVLEEPNPVRALGALLHDIGKPPTFTEVDRIRFNNHDVVGAEMADSVCKRLKLSNEARQQVVDIVRNHMRFMHAPDMRESTLKRLLRRETFADELAVHKADCLASHGDMTVYDYLVEKMAELPPEVIKPAPLITGHDLIAAGYTPGPLFGEILDAVEDLQLEGVLTSHDEAMAWVAEHYPLDEKRGSV